The Populus alba chromosome 4, ASM523922v2, whole genome shotgun sequence genome contains a region encoding:
- the LOC118059354 gene encoding phospholipase A I isoform X1, giving the protein MFSWKRPSEVLRLTLNYGTEDFGEELNRSSTSSSTVSSSSSTTLTPSSSPQEIATEVAAEEDEQVGFRIELDWNAVDDEDQVALRLQSQLMVALPAPQDCVTVDLKAAEEEEGRVEVEMKVEKKREELRGVLLGKSGSGQQSDGVGVLTRLFRSDGGRHWKTVTLLSLSGCGLLTLPAVMIQLPNLEKLYLDNNRLSVLPPELGELKNLKILAVDYNMLVSVPVELGQCVELVELSLEHNKLVRPLLDFRAMAELQILRLFGNPLEFLPEILPLHKLRHLSLANIRIEADESLRLVNVQIETENSSYFGASRHRLSAFFSLIFRFSSCHHPLLASALAKIMQDQGNRAVVGKDLNAVRQLISMMSSDNCHVVKQACSALSDLAGDVSVAMQLMKCDILQPIETVLKSVAQEEVISVLQVVATLAFSSDTVSQKMLTRDMLRSLKLLCAHKNPEVQRLALLAVGNLAFCLENRCLLVTSESLQDLLLHMTVSSEPRVNKAAARALAILGENENLRRAIRGRPVAKQGLRILSMDGGGMKGLATVRILKAIEKGTGKRIHELFDLICGTSTGGMLAVALGIKLMTLDQCEEIYKNLGKLVFAEPVPKDNEAATWREKLDQLYKSSSQSFRVVVHGSKHNADQFERLLKEMCANEDGDLLIESAVKNVPKVFVVSTLVSVMPAQPFVFRNYQYPVGTPEVPFAISESSGVHVLGSPTTGAQVGYKRSAFIGSCKHHIWQAIRASSAAPYYLDDFSDDINRWQDGAIVANNPTIFAIREAQLLWPDTRIDCLVSIGCGSVPTKVRKGGWRYLDTGQVLIESACSVDRVEEALSTLLPMLPEIQYFRFNPVDERCGMELDETDPAIWLKLEAAVNEYVQNNSEALKNVCESLLFPYQHDEKFSEVMKSQQFSKAKVSNTDESSPSLGWRRMVLLVEALHSPDSGRVVHHARALESFCTRNAIRLSLMHATSGIARTVPTGTFPSPFASPLITGSFPSSPLLFSPDFGLQRIGRIDMVPPLSLDGAQSGKTALSPPMSPKHRRLSLPVRSLHEKLQNSPQVGLVHLALQNDSSGSILSWQNDVFVVAEPGDLADKFLQSVKFSLLSMNRSRHRKIASLLANISTVADLVHCKPYFQVGNVIHRYIGRQTQVMEDDQEIGAYMFRRTVPSMHLTPEDVRWMVGAWRDRIIICTGTYGPTQTLIKAFLDSGAKAVVCPSAEPVEMPVTLVHGSGEFNVLENGRFEIGEEEAEEDEEEAEPTSPVSDWEDSDAEKHGDRSIGFWDDDEEDLSQFICKLYDSLFQEGARVDAALQNALASHRRQRYSCHLPGVQ; this is encoded by the exons ATGTTTAGCTGGAAACGTCCATCAGAGGTCCTCCGCTTAACACTTAACTACGGAACGGAAGATTTCGGTGAGGAACTCAACCGTTCCTCCACATCATCCTCCAccgtctcctcctcctcttccacCACATTAACGCCTTCATCTTCGCCGCAGGAGATTGCGACGGAGGTCGCTGCGGAAGAAGATGAGCAGGTAGGGTTTAGAATTGAATTGGATTGGAATGCAGTGGATGATGAGGATCAGGTGGCGTTGAGGTTACAGTCGCAGTTGATGGTTGCGTTGCCTGCGCCGCAGGATTGTGTGACGGTGGATTTGAAGGCagcggaggaggaggagggaagAGTGGAGGTGGAGATGAAGgtggagaagaagagagaggaaTTGAGAGGGGTGCTTTTGGGTAAGAGTGGATCAGGTCAACAGAGTGATGGAGTTGGTGTATTGACTCGGTTGTTTAGATCTGATGGTGGTCGCCATTGGAAGACAGTTACTTTGCTCAGTCTTTCCGGTTGTGGATTGTTG ACATTGCCTGCTGTGATGATTCAATTGCCGAATCTTGAGAAGCTTTATCTTGATAATAATAGGCTTTCAGTTTTGCCACCCGAGCTTGGTGAGCTGAAGAATTTGAAAATTCTTGCTGTTGATTACAACATGCTGGTTTCAGTTCCTG TAGAACTGGGGCAATGTGTTGAGCTGGTGGAATTGTCTTTGGAACACAACAAACTTGTCCGGCCTCTTCTTGATTTCAG GGCTATGGCTGAGTTACAAATTCTCAGGCTATTTGGTAACCCTCTGGAATTCCTTCCTGAAATTTTACCTCTGCACAAACTACGACATCTGTCCCTTGCTAATATCAGGATTGAGGCTGATGAAAGTTTGAGATTAGTGAATGTTCAGATAGAG ACAGAGAACAGTTCTTATTTTGGTGCATCTAGACACAGGCTTAGTGCCTTCTTCTCTCTCATATTTAGATTTTCTTCTTGTCATCATCCTTTGCTGGCATCTGCACTGGCAAAGATAATGCAAGACCAAGGAAACCGTGCAGTTGTTGGGAAAGATCTGAATGCAGTGAGGCAGCTTATTAGTATGATGAGTAGTGACAACTGCCATGTG GTTAAACAAGCATGCTCTGCTCTATCCGATCTTGCTGGAGATGTTTCCGTGGCAATGCAGTTGATGAAATGTGACATATTGCAACCCATTGAAACAGTACTGAAATCAGTTGCCCAGGAAGAAGTAATTTCCGTGTTGCAAGTTGTGGCAACCTTGGCATTTTCATCTGACACTGTATCTCAGAAGATGTTGACTAGGGATATGTTGAGATCATTAAAATTGTTATGTGCTCATAAAAATCCTGAG GTGCAAAGGTTAGCTTTATTAGCAGTTGGAAATTTGGCCTTCTGCTTGGAAAATCGATGTCTTCTGGTCACCTCTGAAAGTCTGCAGGACCTTCTGCTGCACATGACGGTTTCATCTGAACCACGTGTGAATAAAGCAGCTGCTCGTGCTTTAGCAATTCTTG gagaaaatgaaaatttaaggCGTGCCATAAGAGGGCGACCAGTTGCAAAGCAAGGACTGCGTATACTTTCAATGGATGGAGGTGGAATGAAAGGTCTGGCAACTGTGCGGATTCTTAAAGCAATTGAGAAGGGAACTGGAAAGCGAATACATGAGTTGTTCGACCTAATCTGTGGGACATCAACTGGTGGGATGCTGGCTGTTGCTCTTGGCATTAAGCTAATGACCTTGGATCAATGTGAAGAAATATACAAAAATCTTG GGAAACTTGTCTTTGCTGAACCTGTGCCAAAGGATAATGAAGCTGCAACTTGGAGAGAGAAGTTGGATCAGCTTTACAAAAGTTCATCACAGAGTTTTAGAGTTGTGGTGCATGGATCTAAA CATAATGCAGATCAGTTTGAGAGGCTGTTGAAAGAAATGTGTGCCAATGAGGATGGAGACCTGTTAATAGAATCAGCTGTGAAAAATGTTCCCAaagtttttgttgtttcaaCTTTGGTTAGTGTGATGCCAGCTCAACCATTTGTGTTCCGCAATTATCAG TATCCTGTTGGAACACCTGAAGTGCCCTTTGCAATTTCAGAAAGTTCAGGAGTCCACGTGCTCGGTTCACCCACTACTGGAGCCCAAGTTGGGTATAAACGCAGTGCTTTTATTGGTAGTTGTAAGCATCATATTTGGCAAGCCATAAGAGCATCATCTGCTGCTCCATACTATCTTGATGATTTCTCAGATG ATATAAACCGCTGGCAAGATGGTGCTATAGTGGCAAACAACCCTACTATATTTGCTATAAGAGAAGCACAACTTCTATGGCCCGACACCAGAATTGATTGCCTGGTGTCAATTGGGTGTGGCTCTGTTCCAACAAAG GTCCGGAAAGGTGGGTGGCGTTATTTGGATACCGGCCAAGTGTTGATTGAGAGTGCATGTTCTGTGGACAGAGTGGAGGAAGCTTTAAGTACATTGCTACCCATGCTTCCCGAGATACAATATTTTCGCTTTAATCCAG TTGATGAACGCTGTGGTATGGAGCTGGATGAGACTGACCCAGCTATCTGGCTTAAGTTGGAAGCTGCAGTTAATGAATATGTCCAGAATAATTCTGAAGCCTTGAAAAATGTCTGTGAGAGTCTACTTTTTCCCTATCAACATGACGAAAAATTTTCAGAGGTTATGAAATCTCAGCAATTTTCCAAGGCAAAGGTATCAAATACAG ATGAGAGTAGCCCCTCTCTAGGTTGGAGGCGAATGGTGCTGCTTGTTGAAGCTCTGCACAGTCCTGATTCAGGAAGGGTTGTGCATCATGCTCGGGCACTTGAGTCATTTTGTACCCGCAATGCAATAAGACTATCTCTCATGCATGCTACATCTGGAATTGCAAGAACAGTGCCAACTGGAACATTCCCATCCCCATTCGCATCACCTCTAATTACTGGAAGCTTCCCCTCAAGCCCGCTCCTATTCAGCCCTGATTTCGGCTTGCAGAGGATTGGCCGAATTGACATGGTCCCACCTTTAAGCTTGGATGGAGCTCAGTCTGGAAAGACAGCTTTATCACCGCCAATGTCTCCCAAACACAGACGGCTCTCTTTACCTGTTCGGTCATTGCATGAGAAACTGCAGAATTCGCCACAAGTAGGACTTGTACATTTGGCCCTTCAAAATGATTCATCAGGCTCAATATTAAG TTGGCAGAATGATGTGTTTGTCGTTgctgaacctggagatcttgctGATAAGTTTCTGCAAAGtgttaaatttagtttgttgTCGATGAACCGAAGCCGCCACAGGAAGATTGCGTCACTGCTTGCTAATATTTCAACTGTTGCTGATTTAGTTCATTGTAAACCATACTTCCAAGTTGGAAATGTCATCCATCGTTATATAGGACGACAGACACAA GTCATGGAGGATGACCAAGAAATTGGGGCATATATGTTTCGTAGAACAGTTCCTTCTATGCACTTGACACCTGAAGATGTTCGCTGGATG GTTGGAGCGTGGAGGGACAGGATTATAATTTGCACAGGGACATATGGGCCTACACAAACTTTAATAAAGGCCTTTCTGGATTCTGGTGCGAAAGCTGTTGTATGCCCTTCAGCAGAGCCCGTAGAAATGCCAGTGACATTAGTCCATGGATCAGGGGAATTCAATGTTCTAGAAAATGGGAGGTTTGAGATTGGAGAGGAAGAGGCAGAGGAGGATGAGGAAGAGGCTGAGCCTACCAGTCCAGTGAGTGATTGGGAAGATAGTGATGCTGAGAAGCATGGTGACCGTTCTATTGGATTTTGggatgatgatgaagaggaCCTATCCCAGTTTATCTGTAAGTTGTATGATTCATTGTTTCAGGAAGGGGCAAGAGTAGATGCTGCTCTCCAAAATGCTCTTGCTTCCCATCGGAGGCAAAGGTATTCGTGTCATCTTCCCGGTGTACAATAG
- the LOC118059354 gene encoding phospholipase A I isoform X2, translated as MAELQILRLFGNPLEFLPEILPLHKLRHLSLANIRIEADESLRLVNVQIETENSSYFGASRHRLSAFFSLIFRFSSCHHPLLASALAKIMQDQGNRAVVGKDLNAVRQLISMMSSDNCHVVKQACSALSDLAGDVSVAMQLMKCDILQPIETVLKSVAQEEVISVLQVVATLAFSSDTVSQKMLTRDMLRSLKLLCAHKNPEVQRLALLAVGNLAFCLENRCLLVTSESLQDLLLHMTVSSEPRVNKAAARALAILGENENLRRAIRGRPVAKQGLRILSMDGGGMKGLATVRILKAIEKGTGKRIHELFDLICGTSTGGMLAVALGIKLMTLDQCEEIYKNLGKLVFAEPVPKDNEAATWREKLDQLYKSSSQSFRVVVHGSKHNADQFERLLKEMCANEDGDLLIESAVKNVPKVFVVSTLVSVMPAQPFVFRNYQYPVGTPEVPFAISESSGVHVLGSPTTGAQVGYKRSAFIGSCKHHIWQAIRASSAAPYYLDDFSDDINRWQDGAIVANNPTIFAIREAQLLWPDTRIDCLVSIGCGSVPTKVRKGGWRYLDTGQVLIESACSVDRVEEALSTLLPMLPEIQYFRFNPVDERCGMELDETDPAIWLKLEAAVNEYVQNNSEALKNVCESLLFPYQHDEKFSEVMKSQQFSKAKVSNTDESSPSLGWRRMVLLVEALHSPDSGRVVHHARALESFCTRNAIRLSLMHATSGIARTVPTGTFPSPFASPLITGSFPSSPLLFSPDFGLQRIGRIDMVPPLSLDGAQSGKTALSPPMSPKHRRLSLPVRSLHEKLQNSPQVGLVHLALQNDSSGSILSWQNDVFVVAEPGDLADKFLQSVKFSLLSMNRSRHRKIASLLANISTVADLVHCKPYFQVGNVIHRYIGRQTQVMEDDQEIGAYMFRRTVPSMHLTPEDVRWMVGAWRDRIIICTGTYGPTQTLIKAFLDSGAKAVVCPSAEPVEMPVTLVHGSGEFNVLENGRFEIGEEEAEEDEEEAEPTSPVSDWEDSDAEKHGDRSIGFWDDDEEDLSQFICKLYDSLFQEGARVDAALQNALASHRRQRYSCHLPGVQ; from the exons ATGGCTGAGTTACAAATTCTCAGGCTATTTGGTAACCCTCTGGAATTCCTTCCTGAAATTTTACCTCTGCACAAACTACGACATCTGTCCCTTGCTAATATCAGGATTGAGGCTGATGAAAGTTTGAGATTAGTGAATGTTCAGATAGAG ACAGAGAACAGTTCTTATTTTGGTGCATCTAGACACAGGCTTAGTGCCTTCTTCTCTCTCATATTTAGATTTTCTTCTTGTCATCATCCTTTGCTGGCATCTGCACTGGCAAAGATAATGCAAGACCAAGGAAACCGTGCAGTTGTTGGGAAAGATCTGAATGCAGTGAGGCAGCTTATTAGTATGATGAGTAGTGACAACTGCCATGTG GTTAAACAAGCATGCTCTGCTCTATCCGATCTTGCTGGAGATGTTTCCGTGGCAATGCAGTTGATGAAATGTGACATATTGCAACCCATTGAAACAGTACTGAAATCAGTTGCCCAGGAAGAAGTAATTTCCGTGTTGCAAGTTGTGGCAACCTTGGCATTTTCATCTGACACTGTATCTCAGAAGATGTTGACTAGGGATATGTTGAGATCATTAAAATTGTTATGTGCTCATAAAAATCCTGAG GTGCAAAGGTTAGCTTTATTAGCAGTTGGAAATTTGGCCTTCTGCTTGGAAAATCGATGTCTTCTGGTCACCTCTGAAAGTCTGCAGGACCTTCTGCTGCACATGACGGTTTCATCTGAACCACGTGTGAATAAAGCAGCTGCTCGTGCTTTAGCAATTCTTG gagaaaatgaaaatttaaggCGTGCCATAAGAGGGCGACCAGTTGCAAAGCAAGGACTGCGTATACTTTCAATGGATGGAGGTGGAATGAAAGGTCTGGCAACTGTGCGGATTCTTAAAGCAATTGAGAAGGGAACTGGAAAGCGAATACATGAGTTGTTCGACCTAATCTGTGGGACATCAACTGGTGGGATGCTGGCTGTTGCTCTTGGCATTAAGCTAATGACCTTGGATCAATGTGAAGAAATATACAAAAATCTTG GGAAACTTGTCTTTGCTGAACCTGTGCCAAAGGATAATGAAGCTGCAACTTGGAGAGAGAAGTTGGATCAGCTTTACAAAAGTTCATCACAGAGTTTTAGAGTTGTGGTGCATGGATCTAAA CATAATGCAGATCAGTTTGAGAGGCTGTTGAAAGAAATGTGTGCCAATGAGGATGGAGACCTGTTAATAGAATCAGCTGTGAAAAATGTTCCCAaagtttttgttgtttcaaCTTTGGTTAGTGTGATGCCAGCTCAACCATTTGTGTTCCGCAATTATCAG TATCCTGTTGGAACACCTGAAGTGCCCTTTGCAATTTCAGAAAGTTCAGGAGTCCACGTGCTCGGTTCACCCACTACTGGAGCCCAAGTTGGGTATAAACGCAGTGCTTTTATTGGTAGTTGTAAGCATCATATTTGGCAAGCCATAAGAGCATCATCTGCTGCTCCATACTATCTTGATGATTTCTCAGATG ATATAAACCGCTGGCAAGATGGTGCTATAGTGGCAAACAACCCTACTATATTTGCTATAAGAGAAGCACAACTTCTATGGCCCGACACCAGAATTGATTGCCTGGTGTCAATTGGGTGTGGCTCTGTTCCAACAAAG GTCCGGAAAGGTGGGTGGCGTTATTTGGATACCGGCCAAGTGTTGATTGAGAGTGCATGTTCTGTGGACAGAGTGGAGGAAGCTTTAAGTACATTGCTACCCATGCTTCCCGAGATACAATATTTTCGCTTTAATCCAG TTGATGAACGCTGTGGTATGGAGCTGGATGAGACTGACCCAGCTATCTGGCTTAAGTTGGAAGCTGCAGTTAATGAATATGTCCAGAATAATTCTGAAGCCTTGAAAAATGTCTGTGAGAGTCTACTTTTTCCCTATCAACATGACGAAAAATTTTCAGAGGTTATGAAATCTCAGCAATTTTCCAAGGCAAAGGTATCAAATACAG ATGAGAGTAGCCCCTCTCTAGGTTGGAGGCGAATGGTGCTGCTTGTTGAAGCTCTGCACAGTCCTGATTCAGGAAGGGTTGTGCATCATGCTCGGGCACTTGAGTCATTTTGTACCCGCAATGCAATAAGACTATCTCTCATGCATGCTACATCTGGAATTGCAAGAACAGTGCCAACTGGAACATTCCCATCCCCATTCGCATCACCTCTAATTACTGGAAGCTTCCCCTCAAGCCCGCTCCTATTCAGCCCTGATTTCGGCTTGCAGAGGATTGGCCGAATTGACATGGTCCCACCTTTAAGCTTGGATGGAGCTCAGTCTGGAAAGACAGCTTTATCACCGCCAATGTCTCCCAAACACAGACGGCTCTCTTTACCTGTTCGGTCATTGCATGAGAAACTGCAGAATTCGCCACAAGTAGGACTTGTACATTTGGCCCTTCAAAATGATTCATCAGGCTCAATATTAAG TTGGCAGAATGATGTGTTTGTCGTTgctgaacctggagatcttgctGATAAGTTTCTGCAAAGtgttaaatttagtttgttgTCGATGAACCGAAGCCGCCACAGGAAGATTGCGTCACTGCTTGCTAATATTTCAACTGTTGCTGATTTAGTTCATTGTAAACCATACTTCCAAGTTGGAAATGTCATCCATCGTTATATAGGACGACAGACACAA GTCATGGAGGATGACCAAGAAATTGGGGCATATATGTTTCGTAGAACAGTTCCTTCTATGCACTTGACACCTGAAGATGTTCGCTGGATG GTTGGAGCGTGGAGGGACAGGATTATAATTTGCACAGGGACATATGGGCCTACACAAACTTTAATAAAGGCCTTTCTGGATTCTGGTGCGAAAGCTGTTGTATGCCCTTCAGCAGAGCCCGTAGAAATGCCAGTGACATTAGTCCATGGATCAGGGGAATTCAATGTTCTAGAAAATGGGAGGTTTGAGATTGGAGAGGAAGAGGCAGAGGAGGATGAGGAAGAGGCTGAGCCTACCAGTCCAGTGAGTGATTGGGAAGATAGTGATGCTGAGAAGCATGGTGACCGTTCTATTGGATTTTGggatgatgatgaagaggaCCTATCCCAGTTTATCTGTAAGTTGTATGATTCATTGTTTCAGGAAGGGGCAAGAGTAGATGCTGCTCTCCAAAATGCTCTTGCTTCCCATCGGAGGCAAAGGTATTCGTGTCATCTTCCCGGTGTACAATAG